One region of Mesobacillus boroniphilus genomic DNA includes:
- a CDS encoding cytochrome (ubi)quinol oxidase subunit III: MQAEEKFTYETWPAEPEKATLEAKNKFLGFWFFLGGETVLFATLFATYLALKDKVPSADHALAKDIFEIPLAFAATMLLLTSSLTSVYAMYHMKNFNFKKMQLWLGLTVALGAAFLALEIYEFNHYVHEFHHTFTSSAFGSAFYTLVGFHGAHVAFGLAWIITLMVRNSKRGLNLYNAPKFYVASLYWHFIDVVWVFIFTVVYLMGMVG; this comes from the coding sequence ATGCAAGCTGAAGAAAAATTCACTTATGAAACATGGCCTGCGGAGCCTGAAAAAGCAACCCTCGAAGCAAAGAACAAGTTTTTGGGCTTCTGGTTCTTCCTTGGCGGAGAGACAGTATTGTTTGCGACTCTGTTCGCAACATATCTTGCACTAAAAGATAAGGTTCCTAGTGCTGACCATGCACTTGCCAAGGATATCTTTGAAATACCGCTGGCTTTTGCAGCGACTATGCTTCTTTTAACAAGTTCTTTGACAAGTGTATATGCTATGTACCATATGAAGAACTTTAACTTTAAAAAGATGCAGCTTTGGCTTGGATTGACAGTAGCTCTTGGTGCTGCTTTCCTTGCGCTTGAAATTTACGAGTTCAATCACTATGTACATGAGTTTCACCATACGTTTACAAGCAGTGCTTTTGGTTCCGCCTTCTACACGCTTGTAGGCTTCCATGGTGCTCACGTTGCATTCGGTTTGGCTTGGATCATTACGTTGATGGTCCGTAACTCCAAACGTGGGTTGAATCTGTACAACGCTCCTAAGTTTTATGTTGCCAGCCTTTACTGGCACTTCATTGACGTTGTATGGGTATTCATCTTCACGGTTGTATATCTAATGGGAATGGTGGGATAA
- the ctaF gene encoding cytochrome c oxidase subunit IVB — protein MANQQPSSGNPRVDVEYRRKKSAEEMRYQIVSFALMIFLTLVAFVAVGYEGFSGWFTVPFILLLAVIQVIFQLYYFMHMSHKGHEAPALFLYSGVVVGAVTVLAFTTIIWW, from the coding sequence ATGGCTAATCAACAACCAAGTTCAGGGAACCCAAGAGTAGACGTTGAATATCGTCGCAAGAAGAGCGCCGAAGAGATGAGATACCAAATCGTTTCCTTTGCATTGATGATTTTCTTGACACTCGTTGCCTTTGTTGCAGTTGGATATGAAGGATTTTCAGGCTGGTTCACAGTTCCGTTCATCCTTCTGCTTGCTGTGATCCAGGTAATCTTCCAGCTTTACTATTTCATGCATATGAGTCATAAAGGGCATGAAGCACCTGCATTGTTCCTTTATTCTGGTGTCGTTGTAGGAGCTGTAACAGTCCTGGCTTTCACAACAATTATCTGGTGGTAA
- the ctaG gene encoding cytochrome c oxidase assembly factor CtaG: MLTLEIFGFRALWSPVYFLLMAALLVAYFLIVYKYYNRFKNGEPATRKQAVYFTSAILVLYIIKGSPVDLMAHITFYMHMIQMSVLYLVVPPLLIFGFPNWLWRSLLSLPIVDPLFRFFTKPLIALIMFNGIFSIYHIPLIFDVVKTDMWLHAGYTSVLFILAMFMWWPLVNKLEEYQTLSGVKKMGYIFADGVLITPACALIIFADTPMYATFSDPNAWGEALKLCVPPTMLSSLNLSGPETFSSISLLHDQQLGGVIMKVIQEIVYGIFLGYAFFQWFRNEEDHQAEQDAINLASAPQPIK; this comes from the coding sequence ATGCTAACGCTTGAAATATTTGGGTTCAGAGCCCTATGGAGCCCGGTATATTTTCTTTTGATGGCAGCACTGCTAGTTGCTTATTTTTTGATTGTCTACAAATACTATAATCGTTTTAAAAATGGGGAACCCGCGACGAGAAAGCAGGCGGTTTACTTTACATCCGCAATTCTAGTACTGTATATCATTAAAGGTTCGCCTGTGGATCTAATGGCGCATATAACCTTTTATATGCATATGATCCAAATGTCAGTCCTATATCTTGTTGTTCCGCCATTATTGATTTTCGGCTTTCCTAATTGGCTTTGGAGATCGTTACTATCACTTCCGATAGTCGATCCACTATTTCGCTTTTTCACGAAGCCGCTTATTGCCTTGATCATGTTTAATGGAATATTCTCTATTTACCATATCCCGCTGATTTTTGATGTTGTTAAAACAGATATGTGGCTGCATGCAGGATATACATCGGTGCTATTTATACTCGCGATGTTCATGTGGTGGCCTCTTGTCAATAAATTGGAAGAGTATCAGACATTATCCGGTGTTAAAAAGATGGGGTATATTTTTGCTGATGGTGTGCTAATCACACCAGCGTGCGCATTAATCATCTTTGCCGATACACCAATGTACGCAACTTTTTCCGACCCGAATGCGTGGGGCGAAGCTTTGAAATTATGTGTACCGCCTACGATGCTTTCGAGCTTGAATCTCAGCGGTCCTGAAACCTTCAGTTCTATTTCGCTATTGCATGATCAGCAGCTTGGAGGAGTAATCATGAAAGTCATTCAGGAAATCGTCTATGGTATCTTCCTGGGATATGCTTTCTTCCAATGGTTCAGAAATGAAGAGGATCATCAAGCTGAACAAGATGCGATCAATCTTGCGAGCGCACCCCAGCCAATTAAGTAA
- a CDS encoding DUF420 domain-containing protein encodes MSNLPILPTISTTFIVLSAITVAIGWAQIKQRKIEKHRKTMTLAGIFAIIFFVIYASRTIFIGNTSFGGPDDIKIYYTLFLIFHITLATIGAVLGIISLYTGYKNKLERHRKLGPITSVTWFFTGITGVAVYLLLYVFYKGGETTSVIKAILGT; translated from the coding sequence ATGTCAAACTTACCGATTCTGCCGACAATCAGCACTACATTTATCGTTTTAAGTGCGATTACCGTGGCAATTGGCTGGGCCCAGATAAAACAAAGAAAGATTGAAAAGCATCGCAAGACCATGACACTGGCTGGTATATTCGCCATCATATTCTTTGTGATCTATGCATCAAGAACGATTTTCATTGGAAATACATCATTTGGTGGACCTGACGATATCAAGATTTACTATACGCTGTTCTTAATCTTCCATATCACACTTGCGACTATTGGTGCTGTCCTTGGAATTATCTCGCTTTACACAGGATATAAGAACAAGCTTGAGCGTCATCGCAAACTTGGACCTATCACCAGTGTTACCTGGTTCTTTACTGGCATCACGGGTGTTGCAGTTTACCTGCTTCTTTATGTGTTCTATAAAGGCGGGGAAACAACTTCAGTCATCAAGGCCATACTCGGAACATAG
- a CDS encoding GNAT family N-acetyltransferase, producing the protein MDIKVLSEEHFLESMNLSMYAFQYKVAESDIPKRMETLKKHRLLGIFEGEELASKLHILSLNVKLGQQDWKMGGIAGVATYPEHRRKGHVNALMKRALEDMNQSGNIVSFLHPFQIDFYRRFGWEIISDNRKITIEKIDLKPVDIQSGNIKRHTEKNHSLDIERVYEKYAAMHSAMLARDSEWWRTSIYGEQTAAVYYDSKNEATGYVLYEIKDNVMKVEEYVSLTHESRKGLWNFICQHDSMVDRVEVLLSVHDLFPYFLKEPKLKTEVYPYFMGRIVNVEKALSSYPLNTSTDGKNMFLHLDDAAAPWNTGTYIMGQEGVTFHPVKDGSTCVTAPKRGLQLNINTLTAMLFGYKRPLELFELELLKGDINEVMELEHAIPVFKPFFYDFF; encoded by the coding sequence TTGGATATTAAAGTTTTATCAGAAGAACATTTTCTGGAGTCAATGAATTTATCAATGTATGCTTTTCAGTATAAAGTGGCGGAAAGTGATATTCCAAAAAGGATGGAAACCCTTAAGAAACATCGCTTGCTAGGGATTTTTGAAGGGGAAGAGCTTGCTTCCAAATTGCATATTCTTTCTTTGAATGTGAAGCTAGGTCAACAGGATTGGAAAATGGGTGGTATTGCCGGAGTCGCTACCTATCCAGAGCATAGACGTAAAGGGCATGTTAATGCCTTAATGAAAAGGGCACTGGAGGATATGAATCAAAGTGGGAATATTGTTTCTTTCCTTCATCCATTTCAGATCGATTTCTATAGAAGGTTTGGCTGGGAGATCATTTCAGACAACAGGAAGATTACTATCGAAAAAATAGATTTAAAACCAGTAGATATACAATCGGGAAATATTAAAAGACATACAGAGAAGAATCACTCATTGGATATTGAGAGGGTCTATGAGAAATATGCAGCAATGCATAGCGCGATGTTAGCAAGAGATTCGGAATGGTGGCGTACAAGTATATACGGTGAACAAACAGCTGCTGTTTATTATGATTCAAAAAATGAAGCGACAGGATACGTGTTATATGAGATTAAAGATAATGTAATGAAGGTTGAGGAATACGTTTCTTTAACCCATGAATCCAGAAAAGGACTGTGGAATTTTATTTGCCAGCATGATTCAATGGTAGATCGAGTGGAAGTGCTTTTATCAGTCCATGACCTATTCCCGTACTTTTTAAAGGAGCCTAAGCTCAAGACTGAAGTTTATCCTTATTTTATGGGCAGAATTGTCAATGTTGAGAAAGCATTATCTAGCTATCCTTTAAACACCAGCACTGATGGGAAAAATATGTTTCTACATCTGGATGATGCAGCTGCTCCATGGAATACAGGGACATATATAATGGGGCAGGAAGGAGTTACATTTCATCCTGTGAAAGATGGTAGTACCTGTGTAACTGCTCCAAAGCGCGGACTGCAATTGAACATCAACACTTTAACGGCCATGTTATTCGGCTATAAACGCCCTCTTGAATTATTTGAGTTAGAACTGCTCAAGGGAGACATCAATGAGGTCATGGAGCTAGAGCATGCAATTCCAGTATTCAAACCATTTTTCTATGATTTCTTTTAA
- the ytvI gene encoding sporulation integral membrane protein YtvI: protein MSGIFTKRTIIIALITIIVAAILYIILPVSIPLIAALITALFLEPAVVYFQKRFKIGRRLAVLAIFLLFVLLIMVAGYFLTTTAITEAIDLIDNTPVYINEITNAWYKAENSFVEAANDLPREVVTEISNRAEEFLNKLKNDMIALINIDNLKALLTYIPNFLISFLVYLIALFLFLLELPSLRQSVYSHLTERTADKVHFMTSRLSYVVFGFLKAQFLVSVIIFIVALIGLLFITPEYAIVMSAVIWLIDFIPLIGSIVILAPWSIFHLATGNIALGTQLAVLAVILLIIRRTVEPKVMGSHIGLSPLSTLIAMYLGLKLFGFMGFVIGPLLLIGFNSAKEAGIIKFKFKI, encoded by the coding sequence TTGTCCGGTATTTTTACTAAACGAACTATCATTATTGCATTAATCACCATCATCGTTGCAGCAATTCTTTACATTATCCTTCCGGTATCCATCCCATTAATTGCTGCTTTGATTACCGCCCTTTTTCTTGAACCTGCAGTAGTTTACTTCCAGAAAAGATTCAAGATTGGACGGCGCCTGGCAGTATTGGCAATTTTCCTCCTGTTTGTATTGCTCATCATGGTCGCAGGCTATTTCCTGACTACGACGGCAATCACCGAGGCAATTGACTTGATTGATAATACTCCAGTCTATATAAATGAAATTACAAATGCCTGGTATAAGGCCGAAAATAGTTTTGTTGAAGCTGCCAACGACCTACCGAGGGAAGTTGTAACCGAAATCAGCAACCGGGCAGAGGAATTTCTGAATAAACTCAAGAATGACATGATCGCATTGATCAATATAGATAATTTGAAAGCACTGCTGACCTACATCCCGAACTTCCTGATCAGCTTCCTTGTCTATTTGATTGCCTTGTTTCTTTTCTTGCTGGAGCTGCCATCTCTAAGACAGAGTGTATACAGCCATTTAACAGAGAGAACAGCAGACAAAGTACACTTCATGACTTCACGGCTTTCTTATGTTGTGTTTGGTTTCTTGAAAGCACAATTTCTAGTAAGTGTGATCATTTTTATCGTTGCCCTAATTGGATTGCTTTTCATCACGCCAGAATATGCAATTGTTATGTCGGCGGTTATCTGGCTGATTGATTTTATCCCGTTGATTGGCTCAATCGTCATATTGGCGCCATGGTCAATCTTCCATCTAGCAACAGGTAATATTGCCCTTGGAACCCAGTTGGCGGTTCTGGCAGTTATTTTGCTGATTATCAGGCGTACAGTCGAGCCTAAGGTGATGGGCAGCCATATAGGCCTTTCCCCGCTATCTACACTGATTGCCATGTATCTTGGACTGAAGCTATTCGGCTTTATGGGCTTTGTCATAGGACCATTGCTCTTGATTGGATTCAATTCAGCCAAAGAAGCTGGAATCATTAAATTTAAATTCAAAATTTAA
- a CDS encoding YugN family protein yields MKFENTGIENLKADLNRLDEVMLEHGLVREGQWDYERVTYDKKTVVKEGTFYLRVQGHVHEGDVGAHKAIIQLMTPLLGKHYYPHGVEYGEGEQFPKAIVSQSEKLLNEVKAEVEKFAI; encoded by the coding sequence ATGAAATTCGAAAATACAGGTATTGAAAACCTGAAGGCGGACTTGAACCGTCTTGATGAGGTTATGTTAGAGCATGGTCTGGTACGTGAAGGACAATGGGATTATGAGAGAGTAACTTATGACAAAAAGACTGTGGTTAAAGAAGGCACATTTTATCTGCGTGTACAGGGTCATGTCCACGAGGGTGATGTTGGCGCACACAAAGCGATCATTCAGTTGATGACACCTTTGTTAGGCAAGCATTATTATCCGCATGGCGTTGAATATGGTGAAGGTGAGCAATTCCCGAAAGCAATTGTCAGCCAGAGCGAAAAGCTTTTAAACGAAGTGAAAGCAGAAGTAGAGAAATTCGCAATTTAA
- a CDS encoding CBS domain-containing protein, whose translation MRKIRDIMTSDVETCTLLDNVFEVAVKMKEWNVGSIPIVDKDKLVGMITDRDIVIRGIAEKHPPSSKVETVMSDHLVTATPDMSTKDATRLMAEQQIRRLPVVEDDKLVGIVALGDFAVNEMTDEQAQHALSEISEPGNHMQ comes from the coding sequence GTGCGTAAAATCCGTGATATCATGACTAGCGATGTGGAAACCTGTACTTTACTGGACAATGTATTCGAAGTGGCGGTCAAAATGAAGGAATGGAATGTCGGATCCATCCCTATCGTTGACAAGGATAAGCTCGTAGGAATGATTACCGACCGGGATATTGTCATTAGAGGGATAGCAGAAAAACATCCACCATCTTCAAAGGTAGAAACGGTTATGAGTGACCATCTCGTTACAGCAACACCGGATATGTCCACTAAAGATGCAACCAGGCTTATGGCAGAGCAGCAAATAAGAAGGCTGCCAGTAGTAGAAGACGATAAATTAGTAGGAATCGTAGCGCTTGGTGACTTTGCTGTAAATGAAATGACAGACGAACAAGCACAGCACGCCCTATCAGAAATCTCTGAGCCAGGGAATCACATGCAATAG
- a CDS encoding CAP domain-containing protein yields MRTIVRILMFAAIFLLIGLYMGYNKEDNDEMVIEQTSTPKVDDSLEKDINQQSISEGIEQPAQGVGSLLGKDIDSLKETLGEPSRVDLSAYGFHWWIFNNDIDQYIQAGVLDGKVVTAYGIGPSVNVQPFEIGQPIEEIFSMNVIEPDVTFEYNGSSYKFELSEQDMNTRPIIKMGEYFVQLYIDKFTSSVSSIRYMDKETIVKQRPYEMVYRGTLIEPPVLSEGDWVRIEAGLEKQILDITNAIRLRHELPTLEWDEKTAEVAYAHSKDMAIEDYFSHESEKFGDLSERLKAAEILYQVAGENIAANYTDGPAVVEGWLNSESHREALLNEEFSHLGVGVYQRHYTQNFLRLWEQEQ; encoded by the coding sequence CTGCGAACTATTGTAAGGATATTAATGTTTGCCGCAATCTTTTTACTTATTGGTTTATACATGGGTTATAACAAGGAAGATAATGACGAAATGGTAATCGAACAGACGTCTACTCCTAAAGTAGATGACTCCCTCGAAAAGGATATCAATCAACAAAGTATCAGTGAGGGAATTGAACAGCCTGCACAAGGTGTAGGTTCCCTATTAGGAAAAGATATTGATTCTCTTAAGGAGACCTTAGGTGAACCATCCAGGGTTGATCTTTCAGCTTATGGTTTCCATTGGTGGATTTTTAACAATGACATTGACCAATATATCCAGGCTGGTGTCTTGGATGGCAAGGTCGTGACGGCTTACGGCATTGGGCCTTCAGTAAATGTACAGCCATTTGAAATTGGTCAGCCGATTGAAGAAATCTTTTCAATGAACGTGATAGAGCCGGATGTGACGTTTGAATATAATGGGAGCTCCTACAAGTTCGAGCTTTCCGAGCAGGATATGAACACCCGTCCCATTATCAAAATGGGTGAGTACTTTGTTCAGCTCTATATTGATAAATTCACTAGTTCTGTCTCGAGCATCCGGTATATGGACAAAGAAACGATCGTCAAGCAGCGTCCATATGAAATGGTCTACAGAGGGACTCTGATAGAACCGCCTGTATTATCAGAAGGGGATTGGGTCAGGATTGAGGCTGGTCTCGAAAAACAGATTCTGGACATCACTAATGCGATCAGATTAAGACATGAGCTGCCAACGCTTGAGTGGGATGAAAAAACGGCAGAAGTTGCGTATGCCCATAGTAAGGATATGGCCATTGAAGACTATTTTTCGCATGAGTCGGAAAAATTCGGGGATTTATCGGAAAGGTTAAAAGCAGCAGAGATCTTGTATCAAGTGGCTGGCGAAAACATCGCTGCTAACTATACTGATGGACCAGCAGTTGTCGAAGGCTGGCTGAATAGTGAATCCCACCGTGAGGCGCTATTGAATGAGGAGTTTTCGCATCTTGGAGTAGGGGTTTACCAAAGGCATTATACCCAGAACTTTTTGAGATTGTGGGAACAAGAACAGTAA